The region TGTAAAGTTTTGAAAAGTCAAATTGGCTAATATAACCTCATTAGCATCAATAGTTATTCCGACTAACCCCTGATCAGTTCCATCAAGAATAACTTCTCCGTCACCAAAAATGGTAATATTGTCCACATTAATGAATAAATTCTCTCTATAAATCCCTGATTGAACTTGAATCTTATCTCCTGGACTAGCATTATTAATTGCTTCTTGAATAGTCATATCTGAGCCTGTAACCTCTATAGTTGCCATCACATTCCCTCCTTATAAACTTTTCCCTAGGACGAATTCAATACAGGTACAACACTTTCTCCTCAAATAGTTCGAATGAAAATTTCCCACCTAAACATTTTCATAGGCGTTGATGAATAAGCATCTACAAAATAAATAGGTATCTTTAATTCTGATTCAAGTTGTGAGTAACAAGCAACCCCTTCCCTCAATCACTATGTCGGTTTTAAAGATTTATAGATGATAGTTTTCATTTAATTGACTTAGCGCTTTGTACATTTCCATTTCTGAGAAATTTTATATTTTAATAGCGATGTAATAATGGATTTGGTGTTCTACAAATGATGATAAACAACCTTTACTTTAAATACGACTTGAAATAATCGTATCTATTGCCCATCACCATCAAAGGAGGATACTTGCTTCACACTATTCCTAAATCTTTTATGTTTTTCACTTCTTTAGAACGTTGATAAATCGACGTTCTAAAGTTAGTTTCTCATAATTTTCAAGGCTTTCCTGTTTATTTTAAACAACTTAAATCTTCTAACAAAATGCTCCATCATCAACGATAAATGGCATAAAATGAAATAATCCCTTTTAAAACTGTATTAAAAATCTGGTCTAGCGACTGAGTTAATGTTAAATAATATAGGGAAATGACTTCTTTGGATTTCTTCTCTGAACGATAATGAATTAAGTGTCTTTTCTTGCTTAATTCATCTGTGGACTCGCCTGATACATCTCCTGAGTGTTTCGTTTTAATTCAGGAGAAATCATTGAGTCATTTATCTCACTAAATATCTCATTTTCGAAAGCACCTCTATAGGGGTCCCCTCGAATGTCTTAAGATGTCTATAACTTATCAATAAATTTCCTTGTTAAGAATTTGGTGTGGTAACTCATTCTATAACAATAATCTTATTTATGAGTTTTTTTTATGTTGCACTTAATATTAAAATCTGTCCTATAGTATCCTATGTCTAAATTCAAAATTAGACACTCTGTATCAGATTAAATATTCTTAGTTCTTTATTGGAATACCCTTCATTAAAATAGCAAATAATATTAAATATGAAATAGAAAGAAGGTTATATTAATGCCTAATCAAGATTCAATTAAACTATTAAATGAATGTAATTCTGGAACTAAAATGGCAGTTGAGAGTTTAAATGAGGTTCTAGAAAAAGTTAAAAATGAGAACCTACGTAATACTTTAACTACTTCTCTTGAAGAACATAAAAAATTCGGTGACTTAACACACCAAAAACTAATGGAAGCTCACGATTCTGATAAAGAACCCAACCCTATTGCAAAAGCAATGTCTTGGATGAGTACAAATGTTAAACTACTAACAGGTGATGTTGATGAAAAAATAGCCGATATCGTAACAGATGGATGCAACATGGGAATTAAATCTATTGCTAAATATCTTAACCAATATCCCGCTGCAACAAGCGATATCAAAGATCTTGCTAATCAACTCATTAAAATAGAAGAAAAACTACTACATGAATTAAGACCTTACTTATAAAAAAGAGCTAGTAACTGTACTATAACGCAGCATACAAAAATAAAAACAGTCATTTTAAGATGACTGTTTTTATTTTTATAAAGTTTTATTTAATCTAAAGTTACTACCCTAAAGAGTTAATATCTAGTTTGATTTTTTCAATTTTCTCGTTAAGCAAATAATTGAGAATAACATCACGATAAAGGCGATAAATAAAGTTAATGGAAATAAATTCAATCCAAATAATTCAGCTATCAGACCAAAGAATGGTGGTGTTAGTATAGTAGCTGCATAACAAGCCGCTATTTGTGTTCCCATAACAGATTGAGAAAGATTTTTCCCAAAGTTTTCAGGTGTTAAATGAATTAGGTTTGGAAAAATAGGGCTAATCCCCAGTCCAATCAGAAATAATCCTAAAATTGAGCTTTCTAAAGATAAAGGTAATAGTAATAATAAAATTGCTAATATGGTAATAAATTGACCAATTTTTATTAACTTCCAGCTTGATAATTTATCGGCTAAAATTCCTGATAATAAACGTCCTAGTGTCATCCCAATATAATATATCATAATTACTTTTGCAGCATGATAAGAAGCCATTCCTTTTGCATTTACGAGAAATGTACTTGTCCAAACAGCACATAATGATTCCATTGCACCTAATCCAATAAACGCGCCCCATACCCAACGTACTGATGGAATTGTAACTAATTCAGATAGTTTCAAGGGATGAGTCTTTTCTTCCTGAACATGTACTGATTCTTTGACCCTATTCCAAAGAGGAAGTGATATGATACAAATCATTGAAATAGCTAACTGAAAATAGAAAACATTCTGATAGCCGTTACGCCAGTCAGATTGATTAGATAAGGCCATAGACATCAAATAAGGACTAAACGAAACTCCTATTCCGTAAAAACAGTGTAAGAAATTCATGTGTTTAGATGAATAATGAAGAGCAACATAGTTATTCATAGCAGCATCAATTGCACCTGCACCTAATCCAAGTGGAATAGCTGATAAACATAACCATAGCAAATTATTTGATAAAGAAAACCCTAGTAATGCAATAGCTGTCATGGATGTACTAACCGCTGCTACCTTCCCTGTCCCAAACTTATTGATTACTCTTGCGCTTAATAAGCTTGAAATAACCGTTCCTACTGAAATTAATAATGAAATACAACTAACAGTAGAAACAGGTAATCCAAACTCACGATAAATGGCTGGCCATGCTACCCCGAGTAATGAATCAGGAATTCCAAGTCCAATATAAGCAATATAAATAATAATTAATAATATTGTTGTCATCATTATGTCCTCCCTATTTTGCTACTATACAACAGATTAATATTTAAAAAAATAAAATAATTTAGGATACCCATTTCAACTTTAGCCAATTCTTACTATAATCCGTAAAGCTATCTTTACTTGTTGAGAAATTTATTTTTTCATCGGTCATTATTCTTTAATTTGAACATCTTGCCAATTATCTAAATTAGTTAAGATTTCAGGGACATCACCAGAAAAAGCTTGACCAGCTTCTTCATCATTCATTAATGTGTACCTAAACCAAGCTGTCATATAACCATCAGCATGAGTTAGCATTTGGTCATGCTCAACATTCTTTCGTCTTCCCATAATGGTAAGTTGTTCACTTTCTACTCTGTTATAATTATCTATTAAAGATAAAAGAGGTGCTATTAACTCAGCATCAGACTTTCCTGTAGCTGCTACTTTAAAATAAGGGATTTTTATTTTTGATACATCGTAGTCCCATTCAAGTGCTTGAGCGAGCTCTAAAGCTGTGGTACTTGCTGTATAGAGCGACGTAAATATGTTGCTATTATCAAAGCTTGTTATAGCATTAATTGCACCCACACCTCCTTGTGAATGCCCTGATATTCCAATATTACCTAAATCTATTTTGCCAAAAAAAATACTTTCGTTATCTTCATTTAAAGAAAGGATGTAGTTCAACATAATAGATGACGACTTACCACTTGCTGAATTTTTATCATCGTTTCCTACCACAATAAATCCCCACGAAGCCAAATGTTCAAATATTGCACCATACTTTGTATAGGGAACCCCTGTCCCATTTACT is a window of Turicibacter sanguinis DNA encoding:
- a CDS encoding MFS transporter; translated protein: MTTILLIIIYIAYIGLGIPDSLLGVAWPAIYREFGLPVSTVSCISLLISVGTVISSLLSARVINKFGTGKVAAVSTSMTAIALLGFSLSNNLLWLCLSAIPLGLGAGAIDAAMNNYVALHYSSKHMNFLHCFYGIGVSFSPYLMSMALSNQSDWRNGYQNVFYFQLAISMICIISLPLWNRVKESVHVQEEKTHPLKLSELVTIPSVRWVWGAFIGLGAMESLCAVWTSTFLVNAKGMASYHAAKVIMIYYIGMTLGRLLSGILADKLSSWKLIKIGQFITILAILLLLLPLSLESSILGLFLIGLGISPIFPNLIHLTPENFGKNLSQSVMGTQIAACYAATILTPPFFGLIAELFGLNLFPLTLFIAFIVMLFSIICLTRKLKKSN
- a CDS encoding alpha/beta hydrolase, with protein sequence MVFRLMKNTFIVVTIILLLIVVFLIIAMFIGSRPIKSNYYNQVDAVGMIEKKYTNRGEYEVESIKANSNEELFKEYKIWYPLELEEKADKTYPVVLLVNGTGVPYTKYGAIFEHLASWGFIVVGNDDKNSASGKSSSIMLNYILSLNEDNESIFFGKIDLGNIGISGHSQGGVGAINAITSFDNSNIFTSLYTASTTALELAQALEWDYDVSKIKIPYFKVAATGKSDAELIAPLLSLIDNYNRVESEQLTIMGRRKNVEHDQMLTHADGYMTAWFRYTLMNDEEAGQAFSGDVPEILTNLDNWQDVQIKE